In Pseudomonadota bacterium, the following are encoded in one genomic region:
- a CDS encoding cyclic nucleotide-binding domain-containing protein, producing the protein MSEGKALRFWSSADSGNASRAGADSVLVDGDLGLFLVADGVGSHEASAEASGLAVQTFRQVLLAETAVIDGVKNGLSPRAREDLLRLMEKALQQACAAVFARAEAEPSKRGAGTTLDALLVVGSRGYLAHVGNSRVYLVREGSVHQLTEDHLLINELLKRGRLTQRQAEKLEYKNVVTRAVGFHQSVEADTFDLDLLPGDRLLMCTDALSGHLEPSDIRKTFEEGPSDQVAQLFINAVRQRGGADHVSAIVLEAPEEAGPDPLAREVNLKLEVLHKMPVFRYLTYQELVRVMGFTESKCFGPDEVIVKEGDDGEELYIVLSGEVRVHSGDNEIVVLGAGQHFGEMALIDRAPRSASVTSILESKLIVLRRKQFFDIVREDHDVAVKLLWSFLGVLAKRLRSTSKELGDARGRLSMEEVDPLVSEAVQD; encoded by the coding sequence ATGAGTGAAGGAAAGGCCCTGCGTTTCTGGTCCTCGGCCGACTCCGGCAACGCCTCACGTGCTGGCGCGGACAGCGTGCTTGTGGATGGCGACCTCGGCTTGTTTCTGGTGGCTGACGGCGTCGGATCGCACGAGGCGAGCGCGGAAGCGAGCGGTTTGGCGGTACAAACTTTTCGCCAAGTCCTGCTCGCCGAAACCGCGGTCATCGACGGCGTGAAGAACGGGCTGTCGCCAAGGGCCCGCGAAGACTTGCTGCGCCTGATGGAAAAGGCATTGCAGCAGGCGTGCGCGGCCGTGTTTGCCCGGGCCGAAGCCGAGCCCTCGAAGCGGGGCGCCGGCACGACGCTGGACGCGCTGCTGGTCGTTGGCTCGCGGGGCTACCTGGCGCATGTGGGCAACTCGCGAGTGTACCTCGTCCGCGAGGGTTCGGTGCACCAGCTCACGGAAGACCATCTTCTGATAAACGAGCTGCTCAAGCGTGGCCGATTGACGCAGCGACAGGCCGAGAAGCTGGAATACAAGAACGTCGTTACGCGAGCCGTGGGCTTTCACCAAAGCGTCGAGGCGGACACGTTCGATCTCGACCTGCTGCCGGGCGATCGTCTTCTAATGTGCACGGATGCCTTGAGTGGGCATCTCGAGCCAAGCGACATTCGCAAGACCTTCGAGGAAGGCCCGTCCGATCAAGTCGCCCAGCTCTTCATCAATGCGGTTCGACAGCGAGGAGGTGCCGACCACGTTAGCGCGATCGTGCTCGAGGCGCCCGAGGAAGCTGGCCCGGATCCGCTTGCTCGAGAGGTCAATCTCAAGTTGGAGGTCCTGCACAAGATGCCGGTCTTCCGCTACCTGACCTATCAGGAGCTCGTACGGGTGATGGGTTTTACCGAAAGCAAGTGCTTCGGACCCGACGAGGTCATCGTCAAGGAGGGCGACGACGGTGAAGAGCTCTACATCGTGCTCTCGGGTGAGGTTCGTGTGCACTCGGGAGACAACGAGATCGTGGTTCTTGGTGCTGGCCAGCATTTTGGAGAAATGGCGCTGATCGACAGGGCACCTCGCAGCGCGAGCGTTACGAGCATCTTGGAGTCCAAGCTCATCGTGCTGCGTCGCAAGCAGTTCTTCGACATCGTGAGGGAGGACCACGACGTTGCTGTGAAACTGCTGTGGAGCTTTCTGGGTGTCCTTGCAAAGCGTCTGCGCAGTACCTCGAAGGAGCTGGGCGACGCGCGGGGAAGACTGTCCATGGAAGAAGTGGATCCGCTCGTGAGCGAGGCCGTACAGGACTAG
- a CDS encoding Ig-like domain-containing protein: MSARTPALIAVAAWAALAMQGTAHGQDVGCGAMPASQQRVEWIPASGAQGVTLDAHIIMRFRHSIEVSKLNANPFTLLELDATTCTPKDAVRRIAGALRQLDSHTLAFTPDRSFRNSTWYWADVVTAQGSPSTLARAQTCFKTGETLGVDPPMFPPGARPLEVSTDPAASCGGPDGSRLVSLIFPPAVTSGSEGSLEYLVFLTNAEDLQAPVLRRRERHLAGGSVNTGFVLGPDELGSPVCVAIVAVDGMGNLSGNELRTCFDPLSGSFFAPLCSLSGPPGAGGRPPAGLLWVLPVVWLGLRSRRWGRRMGPNR; encoded by the coding sequence ATGTCTGCTCGCACGCCGGCGTTGATCGCTGTGGCCGCATGGGCCGCGCTGGCAATGCAGGGGACGGCCCATGGCCAGGACGTGGGCTGCGGCGCTATGCCGGCGTCCCAGCAGCGCGTCGAGTGGATTCCGGCCAGCGGCGCCCAGGGAGTGACGCTCGACGCGCACATCATAATGCGCTTTCGCCACTCGATCGAGGTATCGAAGCTCAACGCCAACCCCTTTACGCTGCTCGAGCTCGACGCCACGACCTGTACGCCGAAGGACGCGGTCCGCCGCATCGCGGGAGCCCTCCGGCAACTCGACTCCCATACGCTGGCCTTCACGCCTGATCGCAGCTTCAGGAACAGTACCTGGTACTGGGCCGACGTCGTCACGGCCCAGGGTTCGCCCAGCACGCTCGCGAGAGCTCAGACCTGCTTCAAGACGGGTGAGACGTTGGGCGTCGATCCCCCCATGTTTCCCCCTGGAGCCAGACCTCTGGAGGTGTCCACCGATCCCGCTGCAAGTTGTGGTGGACCGGACGGCAGCCGGCTTGTTTCGCTGATCTTTCCGCCCGCGGTGACTTCGGGATCCGAGGGTAGCCTGGAGTATCTGGTCTTTCTGACGAACGCCGAGGACCTGCAGGCGCCGGTGCTCCGCAGGAGGGAACGTCACCTTGCCGGCGGCAGCGTGAACACCGGATTCGTCCTTGGGCCCGACGAGCTTGGCAGCCCGGTGTGCGTGGCGATCGTCGCGGTCGATGGTATGGGCAACCTGTCAGGCAACGAGTTGCGGACATGCTTCGATCCCCTGTCGGGGAGTTTCTTCGCACCGCTTTGCAGCCTAAGCGGTCCCCCCGGTGCGGGCGGGCGCCCGCCGGCTGGGTTGCTGTGGGTGTTGCCGGTCGTTTGGCTGGGCCTGCGCTCGCGCCGTTGGGGCCGGCGTATGGGCCCAAACCGGTAG
- a CDS encoding site-2 protease family protein, producing MTLVSTTYVGAAAMAGEDPLAGGRWSAGFAFSIPLMTILLSHELGHFFAGRYHGIDVSAPYFIPMPVFLLGTMGAVIVIRGPIRTRNALLDVGASGPLIGLLVALPVLVYGLLESPVQPIPDAPVLIEGRSILYVALLYLTKGPIADGYDVFLTPTALAGWAGLWVTMLNLIPVGQLDGGHVAYALFGERQQSLSRRFRAALPWLAAGVGLAYAASAYARGKQGDALVGELQAGLPWLVWWVVLGLMRRMSPEEHPPTDAGPLSAPRKVVAQVTLGLFLLLFMPAWLRVSSGAP from the coding sequence ATGACCCTGGTATCCACCACGTACGTGGGCGCGGCGGCGATGGCGGGCGAGGACCCGCTGGCGGGTGGGCGCTGGTCCGCCGGCTTCGCCTTCTCGATCCCTCTGATGACGATCTTGCTGTCGCACGAGCTGGGTCACTTCTTCGCGGGCCGCTACCACGGGATCGACGTGTCCGCGCCCTATTTCATTCCGATGCCGGTTTTTCTGCTCGGCACCATGGGCGCCGTCATCGTCATCCGCGGCCCGATTCGTACACGCAACGCGCTGCTGGATGTCGGAGCGTCGGGACCGCTGATCGGGCTGCTCGTGGCGCTGCCCGTGCTGGTGTACGGACTGCTGGAATCGCCGGTACAGCCTATCCCGGACGCTCCGGTGCTGATCGAAGGCCGCTCCATACTCTACGTGGCGCTGCTCTATCTCACCAAGGGCCCGATAGCCGATGGCTACGACGTGTTTCTGACTCCGACCGCGCTGGCGGGATGGGCCGGGCTATGGGTCACCATGCTCAATCTGATTCCGGTGGGACAGCTGGATGGAGGGCACGTCGCGTACGCGCTGTTCGGTGAACGGCAGCAATCGCTGTCGCGGCGCTTTCGCGCGGCGCTGCCGTGGCTGGCCGCGGGCGTGGGGTTGGCGTACGCGGCGAGCGCGTATGCTCGAGGCAAACAGGGCGATGCGCTCGTAGGAGAATTGCAGGCCGGTTTGCCATGGCTCGTATGGTGGGTCGTGCTCGGCCTCATGCGTAGAATGTCACCCGAGGAGCACCCACCAACCGATGCGGGGCCCTTATCGGCACCTCGCAAGGTGGTCGCGCAGGTCACACTCGGCCTCTTTCTCCTGCTGTTCATGCCGGCCTGGCTCCGAGTGAGCTCGGGTGCGCCGTAG
- a CDS encoding OmpA family protein: MDAVAQTAELTSGGGLDVRLFRQPIDSKGYLALNGTDVLGHKDYSFGLILDLGSDILPYQGFTYNPDVSIGGGLASSPEMLERNKHLVARAFTGTLSFNYGLLNRFVLGGQLPIQVLSGPKTVIPNLYNDVALPSGLNAQGIGDLVLHAKARLLRAEYDPLGVALTLQLGLPTGNTAAFSGEPGISVWPSLAVEWMPVSRFRVGLNAGYRFNASPGATVRLNARSDPLALVPPVSPPPPYCQAQPATGVVTNATCPSLPMGGDEIRYDDLITFGLATSLRIGGPLELVGEAYGAQVMGAFGQRGGLGVEALGGIKVFVERNSYLTLAGGAEVQQGVNTAELRAVLGFVFEPSIGDRDGDGYKDDVDQCPDEPEDFDGFEDAEGCPDPDNDRDGLLDVDDECPLIPEDHDGDADHDGCPEESLGDRDGDGILDNADECPDDPEDRDGFEDENGCPDPDNDKDGILDSDDMCPEDPEDIDQFEDDNGCPDLDNDQDRILDRDDECPNDPETYNGTADEDGCPDEGSVIVEEDQIVVLDKIYFATNSAEILPRSFPILDAVAATLQGNPQLRLVEVQGHADERASDAYNIKLTRARAASVVDALLSRRIMPDRLRSAGYGERCPVDAGHDPAAWEKNRRVEFKILRTDMGETGVEIACPAGRDLIPE, translated from the coding sequence GTGGATGCCGTCGCTCAGACCGCCGAGCTGACGAGCGGTGGGGGTCTTGACGTGCGCCTGTTCAGACAGCCCATCGACTCCAAGGGCTACCTCGCGCTCAACGGCACCGACGTGCTTGGCCACAAGGACTACAGCTTCGGTCTCATTCTGGACCTCGGCTCGGACATCCTTCCGTATCAGGGCTTCACGTACAATCCGGACGTCTCTATCGGGGGAGGTTTGGCGTCCTCGCCTGAGATGCTCGAGCGTAACAAGCACCTGGTCGCGCGAGCGTTCACCGGAACGCTCAGCTTCAACTACGGTTTGCTCAATCGCTTCGTGCTGGGCGGCCAGCTTCCGATTCAGGTGCTCAGCGGTCCGAAGACCGTGATCCCGAACCTGTACAACGACGTCGCGCTTCCTTCGGGTCTCAACGCTCAGGGCATTGGCGATCTGGTGTTGCACGCCAAGGCACGTCTGTTGCGGGCCGAATACGATCCGCTGGGCGTCGCATTGACGCTGCAGCTGGGGCTGCCAACCGGCAATACGGCGGCGTTCAGCGGGGAGCCGGGGATCTCGGTCTGGCCAAGCCTGGCCGTCGAGTGGATGCCCGTGTCTCGGTTTCGGGTTGGCCTGAACGCGGGCTACCGTTTCAACGCGTCGCCAGGCGCCACGGTCCGGTTGAATGCCCGCTCGGATCCTCTTGCGCTGGTGCCGCCCGTTTCGCCGCCACCACCATACTGCCAGGCGCAGCCCGCGACCGGTGTGGTCACCAACGCCACCTGTCCGTCCCTGCCCATGGGAGGCGACGAGATTCGGTACGACGACCTGATCACGTTCGGCTTGGCCACGAGCCTGCGCATCGGTGGACCGCTCGAGCTTGTTGGGGAAGCCTACGGCGCCCAGGTCATGGGTGCGTTCGGGCAGCGCGGGGGCCTCGGAGTCGAGGCGCTTGGAGGGATAAAGGTCTTCGTGGAGCGCAACAGCTACTTGACCCTGGCCGGGGGGGCCGAGGTCCAGCAGGGCGTCAATACCGCGGAGCTTCGGGCGGTGCTGGGTTTCGTGTTCGAGCCTTCGATCGGCGACCGGGACGGCGATGGCTACAAGGATGACGTCGACCAGTGTCCGGATGAGCCGGAAGATTTCGACGGTTTCGAGGACGCCGAGGGTTGCCCCGATCCGGACAACGACCGAGACGGGCTCCTCGATGTGGACGACGAGTGCCCACTGATCCCCGAGGACCACGACGGCGACGCAGACCACGACGGCTGCCCGGAGGAGTCGCTCGGGGATCGTGACGGCGACGGAATTCTCGATAACGCGGACGAGTGTCCTGATGACCCGGAGGATCGAGACGGCTTCGAGGACGAAAACGGCTGCCCCGATCCGGACAACGACAAGGATGGGATTCTGGACTCCGACGACATGTGCCCGGAGGATCCGGAGGACATCGACCAGTTCGAGGACGACAACGGTTGTCCCGATCTGGATAACGACCAAGATCGGATTCTGGATCGCGACGACGAGTGTCCCAACGATCCCGAAACCTACAACGGGACCGCGGATGAGGACGGCTGCCCGGATGAGGGCTCGGTCATCGTAGAGGAGGATCAAATCGTCGTTCTCGACAAGATCTACTTCGCCACGAACAGCGCCGAAATCTTGCCACGCAGCTTCCCCATCCTCGATGCGGTAGCGGCAACGCTGCAAGGCAACCCGCAGCTGCGCCTGGTGGAGGTTCAGGGCCACGCGGACGAGCGCGCGAGCGATGCGTACAACATCAAGCTGACGCGGGCCCGTGCGGCATCGGTGGTGGACGCCCTGCTGTCACGCAGGATCATGCCCGATCGTTTGCGAAGCGCGGGTTACGGCGAGCGCTGTCCTGTAGATGCCGGCCACGATCCCGCGGCTTGGGAGAAGAACCGGCGCGTGGAGTTCAAGATACTGCGTACCGACATGGGAGAGACGGGTGTTGAGATCGCTTGCCCTGCGGGACGAGACTTGATACCTGAGTAG
- a CDS encoding FHA domain-containing protein — protein MYKLVISDDEGRTTVVPLVRDEIAIGRTEGNTIRLTERNVSRQHAELRRYNGAYHLRDLQSYNGVYLNGQRVEGEPELQAGDKFSIGDYVLAIELDRDTDSPPAPVAAAIPTQPAQLPPRVVMIGGATPGAEFSLSDGVYRMGRATNMDIQLNDRTVAREHAQIHGQNGVFRLIDSGTPLTTYLNGAPVTEATLGPGDVIQVGRAVLRYVPAGLDFLFDPEEAAQYIIDVPVAQRRLAPAVFASVALACLAGAIWFATSQGTTPGSGGSAKVEPAPDNPPVTRGVTRIDKRESVAELRARCEAAVAAGDYALAVRHAKRALKREPRDRAARACRDRARLQLDDQQAYAAGKHALEQGDAKGAYLHFSQLSPDGAFAAKPELAEAARRYAGERLEQLRRMIEAKDTTGADAELRAVRKLSDLPQQVLQELETLETRLDALKQPAPAKVVRAPAPRRRRPRRRAARSPQPAAVKEVRAANQEPAPEADPADLDKVVNDCLVRGDQACVIQALGNGQARTAQQWAILIETYRAAGLMDDALRAMKSYSERYPGSRRTAGYLRILETYSEK, from the coding sequence ATGTACAAGCTTGTCATCTCCGATGATGAAGGTCGGACGACCGTGGTGCCGCTGGTGCGTGACGAAATCGCGATCGGCCGAACGGAAGGAAACACCATTCGCCTGACCGAGCGCAACGTCTCGAGGCAGCATGCCGAGCTGCGGCGGTACAACGGCGCCTACCATCTGCGGGATCTACAATCGTACAACGGGGTCTACCTGAACGGCCAGCGGGTGGAGGGCGAGCCGGAGCTTCAGGCCGGCGACAAGTTCTCGATCGGTGACTACGTCCTCGCTATCGAGCTTGACCGGGACACCGACAGTCCTCCTGCCCCCGTGGCGGCAGCGATCCCAACCCAGCCCGCTCAGTTACCGCCGCGCGTGGTGATGATAGGTGGAGCCACGCCGGGTGCCGAGTTCTCGCTGTCGGACGGGGTCTACCGGATGGGCCGCGCCACCAACATGGATATCCAGCTCAACGATCGCACGGTGGCCCGCGAGCACGCCCAGATTCACGGGCAAAACGGAGTGTTCCGTCTCATCGACTCGGGAACACCGCTAACGACCTACCTCAACGGCGCTCCCGTGACCGAGGCGACGCTCGGTCCGGGCGATGTCATCCAGGTCGGGCGCGCCGTGTTGCGGTATGTGCCGGCTGGACTCGATTTCCTCTTCGATCCCGAGGAGGCAGCGCAATACATCATCGATGTCCCCGTCGCGCAACGCCGGCTGGCTCCGGCGGTCTTCGCAAGCGTCGCTCTGGCCTGCCTGGCCGGGGCCATTTGGTTTGCGACTAGCCAGGGAACCACACCCGGGTCCGGCGGGAGCGCCAAGGTCGAACCGGCGCCCGACAATCCGCCGGTGACTCGAGGTGTCACGAGGATCGACAAGCGGGAGAGCGTCGCCGAGTTACGGGCGCGGTGCGAGGCGGCCGTGGCCGCGGGCGACTATGCGCTCGCCGTAAGGCATGCGAAGCGCGCTCTGAAACGGGAGCCTCGCGACCGCGCAGCCAGGGCCTGCAGGGACAGGGCACGCCTTCAGCTCGACGATCAGCAGGCCTACGCCGCCGGCAAGCACGCGCTCGAGCAGGGGGACGCCAAGGGCGCCTACTTGCACTTCTCGCAGCTTTCGCCTGATGGCGCTTTTGCTGCGAAGCCGGAGCTTGCGGAGGCCGCGCGACGGTATGCCGGCGAGCGCCTCGAGCAGCTGCGCCGGATGATCGAGGCCAAGGACACGACGGGGGCGGACGCCGAGTTGCGTGCGGTGCGCAAGCTGTCCGATCTGCCACAGCAGGTACTTCAGGAGCTTGAGACCTTGGAGACGCGGCTTGACGCCTTGAAGCAACCCGCGCCCGCCAAGGTCGTGCGGGCGCCGGCGCCTCGGCGTCGTCGCCCGCGTCGACGAGCCGCAAGGAGCCCACAACCGGCGGCCGTCAAGGAGGTCCGGGCCGCCAATCAGGAGCCAGCGCCGGAAGCCGATCCAGCCGACCTCGACAAGGTCGTCAACGACTGCCTGGTGCGAGGCGATCAAGCCTGTGTGATCCAGGCCCTAGGCAACGGTCAGGCGCGTACCGCGCAGCAGTGGGCGATTCTCATAGAGACCTACAGGGCGGCAGGTCTGATGGACGACGCCCTTAGGGCGATGAAGAGCTATAGCGAGCGTTATCCGGGATCAAGGCGCACCGCGGGGTACTTGCGAATCCTCGAAACCTACTCGGAGAAATAG
- the mtnP gene encoding S-methyl-5'-thioadenosine phosphorylase: MSPATLGVIGGSGLYRMEGLADVDEIEVSTAFGNPSDRIVQARLGQVRFLFLPRHGREHHLPPHRINYRANILALKQLGAQQIVSVSAVGSLDEQLRPGELVLVDQFLDRTTKRANTFFEDHGVVVHVGLADPIDPALADAITESAERVGVHVHRGGTYVCIEGPQFSTRAESHLYRAWGAAVVGMTNLPEARLAREAQLPYASMAWVTDYDCWHQTEAPVSVEAVLAVLQANARNSQRILSELTSRLPDPAKSPASKALEDAVLTDLAGLPPATLADLGPLLARPKGNA; the protein is encoded by the coding sequence ATGTCGCCAGCAACCTTGGGAGTTATCGGAGGCAGCGGCCTGTATCGGATGGAAGGCTTGGCTGACGTCGACGAGATCGAGGTCAGCACCGCGTTCGGCAATCCGTCCGACCGCATCGTGCAGGCCAGGCTCGGGCAGGTGCGCTTTTTGTTTCTGCCTCGTCACGGCCGGGAACATCACCTGCCGCCGCATCGGATCAACTACCGGGCCAACATCCTCGCCCTCAAGCAGCTCGGCGCTCAACAAATCGTCAGCGTGTCGGCGGTGGGCTCGCTCGACGAGCAGCTGCGGCCGGGAGAGCTCGTGCTCGTGGACCAGTTCCTCGACCGCACGACCAAGAGGGCCAACACCTTCTTCGAGGATCACGGCGTCGTCGTTCACGTGGGGCTTGCGGACCCGATCGACCCGGCCTTGGCCGACGCCATCACCGAGTCCGCCGAGCGGGTGGGCGTGCACGTGCACCGGGGCGGGACGTACGTGTGCATCGAAGGGCCCCAGTTTTCGACACGCGCAGAGTCGCACCTCTACCGGGCCTGGGGCGCCGCGGTAGTGGGCATGACCAACCTGCCGGAAGCCCGCCTGGCAAGAGAAGCCCAGCTTCCCTACGCGAGCATGGCGTGGGTGACGGACTACGATTGCTGGCACCAGACCGAGGCGCCCGTCAGCGTGGAGGCCGTGCTCGCCGTGCTGCAAGCGAACGCACGCAACTCACAGCGAATACTGTCCGAGCTGACCTCGCGCCTGCCGGACCCGGCCAAGAGCCCAGCCTCGAAGGCTCTCGAGGATGCCGTCTTGACAGACTTGGCGGGCCTTCCCCCCGCAACGTTGGCCGACCTGGGGCCGCTCCTTGCTCGACCGAAAGGTAACGCATGA
- a CDS encoding PfkB family carbohydrate kinase: MTSMLVVGSVAFDTLHIAQQVYPRVLGGSATYASLAGSMFTGVRLVAVVGRDFPRDAKHTLSERGVDLAGLEQRDGKTFHWEGRYSDDFGARTTLRTDLNVFADFRPEIPDSWRQTPFLMLGNIDPSLQLLVLDQVTAPRLVVADTMNYWIEGKPAELKRVLERVHVLVINDEEARQLARVPNLVRAGRALQKMGPSAVIVKKGEHGALLFDREEIFTAPALPLDQISDPTGAGDCFAGGLLGFLASRGDVSPALLRRGVVYGSVVASLCVEGIGPERLISASNTDLRRRFAHFRQLVAFGEG; the protein is encoded by the coding sequence ATGACCTCGATGCTCGTCGTCGGCTCGGTCGCCTTCGACACGCTCCACATCGCGCAGCAGGTGTATCCGCGGGTGCTGGGCGGCTCTGCCACCTACGCTTCGCTCGCCGGCTCGATGTTCACGGGCGTGCGCCTGGTAGCCGTCGTGGGACGGGATTTTCCTCGGGATGCCAAGCACACACTGAGCGAGCGGGGCGTCGATCTGGCGGGACTCGAGCAGCGCGATGGCAAGACCTTCCACTGGGAGGGCCGCTACTCCGATGATTTCGGCGCTCGCACCACGCTGCGCACGGACCTCAACGTCTTCGCGGATTTTCGCCCCGAAATCCCGGACTCGTGGCGCCAAACGCCTTTCCTCATGTTGGGCAACATCGATCCGTCCCTGCAGCTGCTGGTCTTGGATCAGGTGACCGCACCGCGCTTGGTGGTGGCCGACACCATGAATTACTGGATCGAAGGCAAGCCTGCAGAGCTGAAGCGAGTGCTCGAGCGCGTGCATGTGTTGGTCATCAACGACGAGGAAGCTCGACAGCTGGCTCGCGTGCCCAATCTCGTTCGGGCAGGCCGCGCCCTGCAAAAAATGGGCCCCTCGGCGGTGATCGTAAAGAAGGGAGAGCATGGAGCTCTCCTGTTCGATCGCGAGGAGATCTTCACGGCACCGGCGCTACCCCTCGACCAGATCTCGGACCCGACGGGAGCCGGCGACTGCTTCGCTGGAGGTCTGCTCGGCTTTCTCGCCAGCCGCGGAGACGTGAGCCCCGCTTTGTTGCGGCGCGGCGTCGTCTACGGCTCGGTCGTGGCTTCCCTGTGCGTGGAGGGAATCGGTCCCGAACGCCTGATCAGCGCATCAAACACGGACCTGCGCCGGCGCTTTGCCCATTTTCGGCAGCTTGTGGCTTTTGGTGAGGGGTAA
- a CDS encoding aspartate 1-decarboxylase, whose protein sequence is MRRRMFLGKIHRAVITHADLDYEGSLTVDADLMDAAGMLAHEEVHVWNITRGSRLATYLLPGPRQSGVVCVNGAAAHHNRPGDMVILAVFGELTEEEARRHQPRVVRVDRQNRPCGIEPEVPGPGRRPSDSPAPRTL, encoded by the coding sequence ATGCGTCGTCGCATGTTCTTGGGCAAGATTCATCGGGCCGTCATCACGCACGCGGATCTCGACTACGAGGGGAGCCTGACCGTGGATGCCGACCTCATGGACGCGGCCGGTATGCTTGCCCACGAGGAGGTCCACGTGTGGAACATCACACGCGGCTCACGTCTCGCCACCTACCTGCTGCCCGGCCCGCGACAGTCCGGCGTGGTGTGCGTAAACGGGGCTGCGGCGCACCACAACCGACCGGGTGACATGGTGATTCTGGCGGTTTTTGGCGAGCTAACCGAGGAAGAGGCAAGGCGCCACCAACCCCGCGTCGTGCGTGTCGATAGACAGAATCGTCCATGCGGCATCGAGCCCGAGGTGCCTGGTCCCGGCCGGCGCCCTTCGGATTCGCCGGCACCGAGGACGTTGTGA